From Myxococcus guangdongensis, the proteins below share one genomic window:
- a CDS encoding S9 family peptidase: MRFSFLALVLTTLTGTPVLADPPSPVFAPVPDASTQTKLDLADRFTRRVELVRDSLVPPRWLREGDRVVFWAREGNDGGTWVVAHARTGELEPLVSGEALRRQLSTLLGKPVTAPRFYDVAIAPDEQGIVFQLEGKTFGLGLSGGQVTRLSPQDRAALTLSREHVLAPRGGALAVRKGGGFAVLGADGATVVEREAEERLDWRIPERAWSPDGRYLAVWREDTRAVHQVPIVDYATALEKVTTVPYTKVGTPLPRSELHLVDVTTGSVTRVAPVEGETYDFFAGWNPEGTEALCLHLSRDAKRLDLTAVTPETARRRHVLREERPETFVAGLDFAVGGWEKQVTALPSGRGYLWMSERDGWRHVYAYDRAGKLVRQVTRGAFPVHEVVSLAPTGDVLYVLASADSGAPYEQLIYRGSLKGGALTRLSSGSGMHRMTPSPSGQYYVDTGSSRTQPRVRELASVKGGKRVRLTTADVSGLEALGGTTPEALLVKAADGVTPLHGVLYKPRDFDPAKRYPVIAYIYAGPFLSVVPWNYIGNSMSLTASGLAQLGFVVVMLDPRGGPGRSKAFQDANYGRVGQTEIPDYVTGLKQAASTRPWMDLERVGLHGASWGGYFTLRGMLTAPDFFTSGYAVAPGALEEEAIINEPYLGLRDKNPQGYAAGDNLALAHQLKGPLKLLHGTSDVNATLSVTMRMADALIKAGKRFELLLMPGEPHSPQGGASRYSRDDVGLFFLRTLGAPR, from the coding sequence ATGCGATTCTCCTTCCTCGCCCTGGTGCTCACGACGCTGACGGGCACGCCCGTCCTCGCGGACCCCCCCAGTCCGGTCTTCGCGCCCGTCCCGGATGCGAGCACCCAGACGAAGCTGGACCTGGCGGACCGGTTCACCCGGCGCGTGGAGCTCGTGCGGGACAGCCTGGTGCCGCCCCGGTGGCTGCGTGAGGGAGACCGCGTGGTCTTCTGGGCCCGCGAGGGCAACGACGGCGGGACGTGGGTGGTGGCGCACGCGAGGACGGGCGAGCTCGAGCCGCTCGTGTCCGGGGAGGCGCTGCGCCGACAGCTCTCCACGCTCCTGGGCAAGCCCGTGACGGCGCCGCGCTTCTACGACGTCGCCATCGCGCCGGATGAGCAGGGCATCGTGTTCCAGCTCGAGGGGAAGACCTTCGGCCTGGGCCTGTCGGGAGGCCAGGTCACGCGGCTGTCGCCCCAGGACCGGGCCGCGCTGACGTTGTCTCGTGAGCATGTCCTCGCGCCGCGTGGAGGCGCGCTCGCGGTGCGCAAGGGCGGCGGCTTCGCGGTGCTGGGCGCGGACGGGGCCACCGTGGTGGAGCGCGAGGCGGAGGAGCGGCTCGACTGGCGGATTCCCGAGCGGGCCTGGTCGCCGGATGGCCGCTACCTCGCGGTGTGGCGCGAGGACACGCGCGCGGTGCACCAGGTCCCCATCGTGGACTACGCCACCGCGCTGGAGAAGGTGACGACGGTGCCGTACACGAAGGTGGGGACGCCGCTGCCTCGCTCGGAGCTGCACCTGGTCGACGTGACGACGGGGAGCGTGACGCGCGTCGCCCCCGTCGAGGGCGAGACGTATGACTTCTTCGCCGGCTGGAACCCCGAGGGCACGGAGGCGCTGTGCCTCCACCTCTCGCGGGACGCGAAGCGACTGGACCTCACCGCCGTGACGCCGGAGACGGCGCGGCGTCGGCACGTGCTGCGCGAGGAGCGCCCGGAGACGTTCGTCGCGGGCCTCGACTTCGCGGTGGGCGGTTGGGAGAAGCAGGTGACGGCGCTGCCCTCGGGGCGCGGCTACCTGTGGATGTCCGAGCGCGACGGGTGGCGTCACGTGTACGCATATGACCGCGCGGGGAAGCTCGTGCGGCAGGTGACGCGGGGCGCCTTCCCCGTGCACGAGGTCGTGTCCCTCGCGCCCACGGGTGATGTGCTCTACGTGCTGGCCTCCGCGGACAGCGGCGCGCCCTACGAGCAGCTCATCTACCGGGGCAGCCTGAAGGGCGGCGCGCTGACGCGGCTGTCCTCGGGCTCGGGCATGCACCGGATGACGCCGTCTCCCTCGGGTCAGTACTACGTGGACACCGGGTCCTCGCGCACGCAGCCCCGTGTCCGGGAGCTGGCCTCCGTGAAGGGGGGCAAGCGCGTGCGCCTCACCACCGCGGACGTGAGCGGGCTGGAGGCGCTCGGCGGCACGACGCCGGAGGCGCTGCTCGTCAAGGCGGCCGACGGCGTCACGCCCCTGCACGGCGTGCTCTACAAGCCGCGCGACTTCGACCCCGCGAAGCGCTACCCCGTCATCGCCTACATCTACGCGGGGCCCTTCCTCTCCGTCGTGCCATGGAATTACATCGGAAACTCCATGTCGTTGACCGCCAGCGGCCTGGCGCAGCTCGGCTTCGTGGTGGTGATGCTGGACCCGCGCGGAGGACCGGGGCGGAGCAAGGCCTTCCAGGACGCGAACTACGGCCGCGTGGGCCAGACGGAGATTCCCGACTACGTCACGGGCCTGAAGCAGGCCGCGTCCACGCGTCCGTGGATGGACCTGGAGCGCGTGGGCCTCCACGGTGCTTCGTGGGGTGGCTACTTCACGCTGCGAGGCATGCTGACGGCGCCGGACTTCTTCACGTCGGGCTACGCCGTGGCGCCGGGCGCGCTGGAGGAGGAGGCCATCATCAACGAGCCCTACCTCGGCCTGCGCGACAAGAATCCCCAGGGCTACGCGGCGGGCGACAACCTCGCGCTCGCGCACCAGCTGAAGGGGCCACTGAAGCTGCTGCACGGCACCAGCGATGTGAATGCCACGCTCTCGGTGACGATGCGGATGGCGGACGCGCTCATCAAGGCAGGCAAGCGCTTCGAGCTGCTCCTCATGCCCGGCGAGCCCCACTCACCGCAGGGCGGCGCCAGTCGGTACTCCCGGGATGACGTGGGGCTGTTCTTCCTGCGCACGCTGGGTGCGCCTCGGTGA
- a CDS encoding LysR family transcriptional regulator, with the protein MEFRQLQLFIAVAEELHFGRAAARIGMAQPPFSQQIRRLESELGVELLTRTSRHVALTAAGARLLEEARALLARRVDATHAVREAASGETGTLRVGFAASSAFGVLPDIVLRFRTRFPKVKLELDDSETLNVGAALASGELDLAILRAPFRHEGLTVERLLRERFVLALPARHPRARQRVVALSSLAHEPFVLFPRHSAPGLHDLVTSMCLAAGFSPNIRQEARSWPSVVGMVEAGLGLTIAPASSQALCPKGVVFRPLSGAPGHAELVVAFPGRRPSPAAQHFRVLAHETVSRSGRDTAD; encoded by the coding sequence ATGGAATTCCGACAACTCCAGCTCTTCATCGCCGTGGCGGAGGAGCTGCACTTCGGTCGCGCCGCCGCGCGCATCGGCATGGCCCAGCCGCCGTTCAGCCAGCAGATCCGCCGGCTGGAGTCCGAGCTGGGGGTCGAGCTGCTCACGCGCACCAGCCGCCACGTGGCCCTCACCGCCGCCGGGGCGCGGCTGTTGGAGGAGGCTCGCGCGCTGCTCGCCCGACGCGTGGACGCCACCCACGCCGTGCGCGAGGCCGCGAGCGGCGAGACGGGCACGCTGCGCGTCGGCTTCGCGGCGTCCTCGGCCTTCGGCGTGCTGCCGGACATCGTGCTGCGCTTCCGCACGCGCTTCCCGAAGGTGAAGCTGGAGCTGGATGACAGCGAGACGCTCAACGTCGGCGCCGCGCTGGCCTCGGGGGAGCTGGACCTCGCCATCCTGCGCGCGCCCTTCCGCCACGAGGGCCTCACCGTGGAGCGGCTCCTGCGCGAGCGCTTCGTGCTCGCCCTGCCCGCCCGTCACCCTCGCGCGCGGCAGCGTGTCGTGGCGCTGTCCTCGCTGGCGCACGAGCCCTTCGTGCTGTTCCCGCGCCACTCCGCGCCCGGCCTGCATGACCTGGTCACGAGCATGTGCCTGGCCGCGGGCTTCTCGCCCAACATCCGACAGGAGGCGCGCTCGTGGCCCTCCGTCGTCGGCATGGTGGAGGCGGGGCTGGGGCTGACCATCGCGCCCGCGTCCTCGCAGGCCCTGTGTCCCAAGGGCGTCGTGTTCCGCCCCTTGAGCGGCGCGCCCGGCCACGCGGAGCTGGTGGTGGCCTTCCCCGGACGGCGGCCCTCCCCCGCCGCGCAGCACTTCCGCGTCCTCGCCCACGAGACGGTGTCCCGCTCGGGGCGCGACACGGCGGACTGA